The window CAGGGTCCGGGCGATTCGGCGGCCGAGGCCCACCGGCGAGTCGCAGATGCCGATGACCCGGTCGCCGAGGTGGCGGGACATCGCTTCGGTGACCAGGCCTGCCGGGTTGGTGAAGTTGATGACCCAGGCGTGCGGTGCGAGCCGGGCGATACGGCGGGCGAGACCGTCCGCGACGGGGACGGTGCGCAGCCCGTAGGCGATGCCGCCCGCGCCGACCGTCTCCTGGCCGAGCACGCCTTCGTCGAGGGCGACCCGTTCGTCGGCGGCACGGCCTTCGAGGCCGCCGACACGGATGGCGGAGAAGACGAAGTCGGCGCCCCGCAGTGCCTCGTCGAGCTCGGTGGTGGCGAGAACGGTGGGTGCGTCCGGCACCCCCTCGGCCTGATCGGCGAGGACGCGGGCGACGGCGGTGAGCCGGTCGGCGTCGGTGTCGTAGAGGGTGACGGCGGTGACGCGGCCTTCGGCGTGGTCGGCGAGCAGCGCCCCGTACACCAGGGGAACCCGGAATCCGCCGCCGCCCAGAATTGTCAGCTTCACGCTTCCGCATGGTACGGGCCCGAAGCTCCGTACCGGGTCCGTCGCCGTCACCACCGCAGGCGCGCGGCCCGGTGGCCCCGGACTCCTGGGTCCAGGGCCACCGGGCCGTGACTGCGCTCGCGCCGGTCGTGGCGCGGGCAGCCAGGTCAGTAGCCGCTCCACCAGCGCGTCACCGCGCGCCACAGCCTCGCCGGTGCGGCGGGCCTGCGCTGACGCGGGATCCGGCCGGCTGCCGACTGCCCCGCGGCCGTGTCGTCGGGCGCCGTCTCGGTCTGCACCCCGCCCCCCTGCACGGCACCGGCCCCGCCTGGGGCGGCGGCCTGCACCCCCGCACCGGCCGGAGCGGGCAAGGGTGCCGGAGTACGCACCGTCGCGGGCGGCGTGTGCCCGACCGGCGACTGAACTTCCCAGTTCTCGCGCTCCGGGTCACGCCGGCCCGTCGACGGGGGTTCGTCGTCGTCCTGCGGCGGGCGGGCGGCGAAGTCCGCGGGCAGTTCCACGAGATGCCGGGACATGATGTTCCCGATCCACTGCAGCTCGCTCTCGTCGACGGCCAGTTCGAGGTCCGGCAGGCGCATCAGCAGGGCGTCGACACCGACGTCCGCGATCGCTCGCCCGATGTCCTGGCCGGGGCATTCGTGCGGGCCGCCACTGAACGCGAGGTGGGAGCGGTTGCCCTCCATGTTGGCGGTGAGATCGGGCCGTACCACCGGGTCCGTGTTGGCGGGTGCGATGCCGACGATCAGCGCGTCACCCTCCTTGATGCGCTGGCCGCCGAGCTCCGTGTCGCCGACCGCCCAGCGGCCGAACACCGCGGTGAACGGCGGCTCGTCCCACAGCGTCTGCTCGACCGCCTCCGGCACCGTCATGTGGCCGCCGCTGAGCCTTGCCCGGAACCGCGGGTCGGTGAGCACCATGCGGAGCACGTTGGCGATCAGGTTGGCGGTCGCCTCGTACGCGGCGATGAGGATCAGCCGCAGATGCTCGGTGACCTCGGTGTCGGTCATTCCCGCGGGATGCTCGACGAGCCAGGTGGCGAAGTCGGAGGCGGGTTCGGTCCGGCGCCGTTGGACCAGCCGGCTCAGCGCGGCGACGACATAGGCGTTGCTCGCGACAGCGGTCGCCGTGCCCCGGGTCATGTCGCGGGCGGCCTGCACCATGCGGTCGTTGTACTCCTCGGGCATGCCGAGGATCGCGCACATCACCATCATCGGCAGCTGCTCGGCGAACCGGCTGACCAGGTCGACACGGCCTTCCTGGCAGAAGTCGTTGACGAGGCGGTTGCTGAAGCGGTTGATGTGACGGCGCACCCCGCGGTGGTCGATGCGCGCCATGCTGTCGGTGACGGCGCCGCGCAGCCGTTCATGGGTATCGCCGTCGGCGAACACGCACACCGGCTGCCAGGTGAAGATCGGGGCCAGCGGGTGGTCCGGGGCGACACTGCCGTCCTGCAGGGCCCGCCAGCGCCGGGAGTCGCGGGAGAACTGCGAGGGGGTGCGGGTCATGTGCAGGTTCTCGCTGTGCCCGAGCACCAGCCAGGCGGGTACGTCCCCGTGCAGCAGGATCGGTGCCACCGTGCCGTGTTCGGCGCGCAGCTTGTCGTACAGCCCTGCGGGGTCCCGCTCCGCCTCGGGGCCGTAGAACCGGCGCAGCCCGCCGGGTCCGACACCGAGGCCGTGGGCCGGGCACTCGGGCGGTGGAACCGGCCCCGTGGCCGCGCCGGGCTCGTAGTGGAAAGGGGTTGTCACGATCGCTCCAGGGATGAGGCTGCCGAGATCGGATGTGTACGGACGAGGGATCGAGCGGGTGCCGAGAGGGTGTCCAGCGGGGTGCGCGTGGGGGCGGGCACGGCGCTGTGCGGTGCGGTGGGATCAGCCGAGCGGGACGGCCAGGCTGTGCAGATAGCGCATCAGGGTCATCAGCACATCGCGGCTGGACGCGCGCAGTCTGGCGTCGCAGTCGATCATCGGAACCTCGTCCGGCAGGTCCAGGGCGCTGCGCAATGCCTCGACCGGGTGCTTCGGGGCGTCCGGGAAGGTGTTGACGGCGACGACGAACGGGACGCCGCGCTCCTCCAGACGCCCGATCACGTCGAAGCTGACTTCGAGACGTCGGGTGTCGATGAGGACGACGGCGCCGAGCGCGCCCTCGAAGAGGCCGTTCCACAGGAACCAGAAGCGTTCCTGGCCCGGGGTGCCGAAGAGGTAGAGGATCAGCTCGTCGCTGATGCTGATCCGGCCGAAGTCCATGGCGACGGTGGTGGCGGTCTTGCTCTCCACCCCGAAGTTGTCGTCCACGCCGACGCCGGCCTGGGTCATGGTCTCTTCGGTGGTCAGGGGCCGGATCTCGCTGACGGAACCGACCATGGTCGTCTTGCCGACCCCGAACCCACCGACTATCACCACCTTCACGGCCGCCGTGGCCGTGGTGGGCAGGATGTCCTCGGTCCTGGGGCCGGTGATCGTGTCAGAGTTTCTGAAGTCCATGCATCACCGCTTCGAGAAGAGACCTGTCCGGGAGTGTGGCGCGGACGATGGGCGCGCGCGATTCGATCAGTTCGGTCGTGAGGAGATCGGTGAGGAGCGAAGTCACCACGCTGAACGGCAGGCTGAGGTAGGCCGAGATCTCGGCGACGGATAACGGCGCCTGGCAGAGCCGCAGGATCACGGCCTGTTCGGGCTGGACCGTCGGCTTCGGTTCCGCCTTCGCGACGATCATCGTGACCAGGTCGAGCGAGGCCCGCTCGCTGCCGTCGGGATCGCCGGTGATCACGTACAGCCGTTCCGGATCGCTCAGTGCCGG is drawn from Streptomyces sp. NBC_01717 and contains these coding sequences:
- a CDS encoding cytochrome P450, which encodes MTTPFHYEPGAATGPVPPPECPAHGLGVGPGGLRRFYGPEAERDPAGLYDKLRAEHGTVAPILLHGDVPAWLVLGHSENLHMTRTPSQFSRDSRRWRALQDGSVAPDHPLAPIFTWQPVCVFADGDTHERLRGAVTDSMARIDHRGVRRHINRFSNRLVNDFCQEGRVDLVSRFAEQLPMMVMCAILGMPEEYNDRMVQAARDMTRGTATAVASNAYVVAALSRLVQRRRTEPASDFATWLVEHPAGMTDTEVTEHLRLILIAAYEATANLIANVLRMVLTDPRFRARLSGGHMTVPEAVEQTLWDEPPFTAVFGRWAVGDTELGGQRIKEGDALIVGIAPANTDPVVRPDLTANMEGNRSHLAFSGGPHECPGQDIGRAIADVGVDALLMRLPDLELAVDESELQWIGNIMSRHLVELPADFAARPPQDDDEPPSTGRRDPERENWEVQSPVGHTPPATVRTPAPLPAPAGAGVQAAAPGGAGAVQGGGVQTETAPDDTAAGQSAAGRIPRQRRPAAPARLWRAVTRWWSGY
- a CDS encoding GTP-binding protein, whose translation is MDFRNSDTITGPRTEDILPTTATAAVKVVIVGGFGVGKTTMVGSVSEIRPLTTEETMTQAGVGVDDNFGVESKTATTVAMDFGRISISDELILYLFGTPGQERFWFLWNGLFEGALGAVVLIDTRRLEVSFDVIGRLEERGVPFVVAVNTFPDAPKHPVEALRSALDLPDEVPMIDCDARLRASSRDVLMTLMRYLHSLAVPLG
- a CDS encoding DUF742 domain-containing protein produces the protein MSSPRRERRKADPALSDPERLYVITGDPDGSERASLDLVTMIVAKAEPKPTVQPEQAVILRLCQAPLSVAEISAYLSLPFSVVTSLLTDLLTTELIESRAPIVRATLPDRSLLEAVMHGLQKL